Proteins co-encoded in one Jeotgalibacillus malaysiensis genomic window:
- a CDS encoding FMN reductase, translating to MNQTIETMLNHRSVRKFKEENLSPEQIQMIVEAAQMASTSSFIQAYSIIGVTDPEKKKKLAKLAGGQDYVSESGHFFVFCADLYRHSLIGKWENADVDDSIMSMEKFMVSVIDASLAAQNAAVAAESMGLGICYIGGLRNNLPEVSELLETPEHVIPLFGLTVGVPDQKTAVKPRMPFQSIYHENSYRHQKDTVKQEMNEYNEAISAYYHERTAGKRSDKWTEQMAKMLQRKSRMYMKEFVEGKNFAKK from the coding sequence GTGAATCAGACAATTGAAACGATGTTAAATCACCGGTCAGTCAGAAAATTTAAAGAAGAGAACTTATCACCTGAACAGATTCAAATGATTGTTGAAGCTGCACAGATGGCTTCTACATCAAGCTTTATACAGGCTTATTCAATTATTGGAGTAACAGATCCTGAGAAAAAGAAAAAGCTTGCTAAGCTTGCAGGCGGTCAGGACTATGTATCAGAAAGCGGCCATTTCTTTGTTTTCTGTGCGGACCTGTACCGGCATTCTTTGATTGGGAAATGGGAAAATGCGGATGTAGATGATTCGATAATGTCTATGGAAAAGTTTATGGTTTCTGTGATTGATGCATCCCTTGCTGCGCAAAATGCAGCGGTTGCGGCAGAATCTATGGGACTTGGTATTTGTTATATTGGAGGGCTGCGTAATAATCTTCCGGAAGTATCCGAGCTGCTAGAAACACCTGAGCATGTAATTCCGTTGTTCGGTCTGACAGTTGGCGTACCTGATCAGAAGACAGCTGTAAAACCAAGAATGCCGTTTCAGTCTATTTATCATGAAAACAGCTACAGACATCAGAAAGATACAGTAAAGCAGGAAATGAATGAATATAACGAAGCGATCTCAGCTTATTACCACGAGCGGACTGCAGGGAAAAGAAGTGACAAATGGACAGAGCAGATGGCTAAGATGCTTCAGAGGAAAAGCAGAATGTATATGAAAGAGTTTGTAGAAGGCAAAAACTTTGCGAAGAAATAA
- a CDS encoding stress response protein has protein sequence MHGSIAMMDTSGSMGKFEKYIARSFFFWLVKFLKLHYSHVEIRFVSHHTEAKEVEEETFFTKGESGGTICSSAYRKAIEIIESDYPVERYYIYAFHISDGDNLTSDNERCLSLIKQLAEYCNTLGYGEVSQYHRQSSLMSMFAKSEQEDIKTFIVRRKTEVLDALKYFLNKKHGV, from the coding sequence ATGCATGGTTCTATCGCAATGATGGATACAAGTGGATCAATGGGCAAGTTTGAGAAATATATCGCAAGAAGCTTCTTTTTCTGGCTGGTCAAATTCTTAAAGCTGCATTACTCACACGTGGAAATCAGATTTGTATCGCATCACACTGAAGCAAAGGAAGTAGAAGAAGAGACCTTTTTTACAAAAGGTGAAAGTGGCGGGACAATCTGCTCCTCAGCCTACCGCAAAGCGATTGAGATCATTGAAAGTGATTATCCTGTTGAAAGATATTACATTTACGCATTTCATATTTCAGATGGTGATAACCTGACCTCAGATAATGAAAGATGCCTGTCGCTGATCAAACAGCTTGCAGAATACTGTAACACGCTCGGCTACGGAGAAGTCAGTCAGTACCACCGGCAGTCCTCACTCATGTCAATGTTTGCGAAATCTGAACAGGAAGATATCAAAACCTTTATCGTCAGAAGAAAAACCGAAGTGCTGGATGCATTGAAGTACTTTTTAAATAAAAAACATGGTGTATAA
- a CDS encoding protein prkA, whose protein sequence is MNFSLKKMNEVIARLIDEYGYNSVSANDLLRYVGSLLNR, encoded by the coding sequence ATGAACTTCAGCTTAAAAAAAATGAATGAAGTCATTGCTAGACTAATCGATGAATATGGCTATAACTCTGTCAGCGCGAATGATCTGCTGCGTTATGTCGGATCGCTGTTGAACAGATAA
- a CDS encoding RNA methyltransferase, with translation MHIQTIAGEDCGHIVIQPLILHRSGIIFFTFHDKIENGSAEIHDEVKTLGLHVVLFQPEIPANTGNIARTCAATGTSLHLIKPLGFSTDDKMLKRAGLDYWQHVDIHYHESLEDFYQASEGGEYFYLTKYGTKPHSTFDYSDMEKDFYFIFGRETSGLPDDVIENNKDRALRIPMNEHVRSLNLSNTAAILVYEALRQQNYPSLG, from the coding sequence ATGCACATACAAACGATAGCAGGAGAAGATTGTGGACATATAGTGATTCAGCCGCTTATTCTCCATCGATCAGGTATTATTTTTTTCACCTTTCATGATAAAATAGAAAATGGCTCAGCCGAAATTCATGATGAGGTGAAGACATTGGGATTACACGTTGTATTATTCCAGCCGGAGATTCCTGCTAATACAGGGAACATTGCACGAACTTGTGCAGCGACTGGTACATCATTACATTTAATTAAGCCACTTGGCTTTTCAACAGACGATAAAATGCTAAAGCGCGCAGGTCTTGATTATTGGCAGCACGTTGATATTCATTACCATGAGTCACTTGAAGACTTTTATCAGGCAAGTGAAGGCGGCGAATATTTCTATCTGACGAAGTATGGAACAAAGCCACATTCAACGTTTGATTACAGCGATATGGAGAAAGATTTTTATTTTATTTTCGGACGTGAAACGTCAGGCCTGCCTGATGACGTGATCGAAAACAATAAAGATCGTGCTCTGCGTATTCCGATGAATGAACACGTACGTTCATTGAATCTCTCGAATACAGCAGCCATTCTTGTATACGAAGCGTTAAGGCAGCAGAACTATCCATCGCTTGGCTAA
- a CDS encoding membrane protein gives MRISTTMKWITGGLEAFFAIPVLGGIIILGTSWAPLGIMLALHIVTLVFAARDYTSKTGSIFGIVTSVVGVVPFLGFVMHVVTAVILLLDASRSTAEEKSI, from the coding sequence ATGAGAATTTCCACGACGATGAAATGGATCACCGGTGGTCTTGAAGCATTTTTTGCGATTCCGGTTTTAGGCGGAATCATCATTCTCGGTACTTCATGGGCACCACTTGGCATTATGCTTGCTCTGCATATCGTTACGCTCGTATTTGCTGCGCGTGATTACACTTCTAAGACAGGAAGTATTTTTGGTATTGTGACTTCAGTCGTTGGGGTCGTACCTTTCTTAGGTTTTGTCATGCACGTTGTAACAGCAGTCATCCTACTACTGGATGCATCACGTTCTACAGCTGAAGAAAAAAGCATTTAA
- a CDS encoding protein prkA, with protein MKGIDPRYVLNRISSTIIKKELNSINTLDVLRSLKEGFDQHASISKESREHYLTCISLARKEFDDLAKKEVQKAFVYSYEESAKTLMDNYLDNVESYCHKSKLKDPLTGEEDAS; from the coding sequence ATGAAAGGAATTGACCCGCGCTACGTGTTGAACCGGATCTCTTCCACAATTATTAAAAAAGAACTGAATTCAATCAATACATTAGATGTGCTCAGGTCTTTAAAAGAAGGCTTCGATCAGCATGCATCGATTTCAAAGGAAAGCCGTGAGCATTATTTAACGTGTATTTCACTCGCACGGAAAGAATTTGATGATCTGGCTAAAAAAGAAGTGCAGAAGGCATTTGTCTACTCTTATGAGGAATCGGCTAAGACACTGATGGATAACTATCTTGATAATGTTGAGTCTTATTGTCATAAATCTAAATTAAAAGATCCTTTAACCGGTGAAGAGGATGCGTCCTGA
- a CDS encoding guanine permease — protein sequence MFRFHLKENNTTVKTELLAGFTTFMTMVYIVVVNPIILSSAGVPFDQVFLATIIATVIGTLWMALMANYPIAIAPGMGLNAYFAFSVVGTNTNITYEVAFAAVFVAGVLFTILSLTSFRKKLIEAIPDNLKHGITAGIGLFIAFIGMRMTGIIVAHPDNLVALGDLHSSSVILAFTGLAVTLILMALNVNGALFLGMIFTGAAAYFTGQLQFDGVVALPSLPEGIIISNPVAAFGDVIQYGLFAVVFSFLLVTIFDTTGTMIGVAQQAGLMKGKTMPRARQALLADSIAATAGAMVGTSPTSAYIESSSGVAAGGRTGLTTVTVAGLFIVAAFFGPLVSAVSGVAAITAPALIIVGSLMMGSISQIKWGEIDEAFPAFLIILSMPLTSSIATGIALGFISYPILKVVKGKWREVHFLVYLFAVLFAYQLVFLPH from the coding sequence ATGTTTCGCTTTCATTTAAAAGAAAATAATACAACTGTCAAAACGGAGTTATTGGCAGGTTTCACAACATTTATGACGATGGTCTACATCGTTGTCGTCAACCCGATTATTTTATCGAGTGCAGGCGTACCGTTTGACCAGGTATTTCTGGCAACAATTATTGCAACCGTCATCGGAACGCTATGGATGGCGCTGATGGCAAATTATCCGATTGCGATCGCACCCGGTATGGGACTAAACGCGTACTTTGCCTTTTCAGTTGTCGGTACAAATACTAACATTACATATGAAGTTGCTTTTGCAGCTGTATTTGTTGCTGGTGTCTTGTTTACCATTCTTTCACTGACTTCATTTAGAAAAAAACTGATCGAAGCGATTCCCGACAATCTAAAGCACGGGATTACTGCCGGAATCGGATTGTTTATCGCTTTTATCGGAATGAGAATGACCGGTATTATTGTGGCTCACCCGGACAATCTTGTCGCACTTGGCGATCTTCATTCATCATCTGTGATTTTAGCTTTCACAGGACTGGCTGTGACGCTGATTCTGATGGCGCTGAATGTGAACGGCGCACTGTTTCTCGGTATGATCTTTACCGGTGCAGCTGCTTATTTTACCGGACAGCTTCAGTTTGACGGAGTTGTTGCACTTCCAAGCTTGCCTGAAGGAATCATCATCTCTAATCCGGTTGCAGCGTTTGGTGATGTAATTCAGTACGGATTATTCGCGGTCGTATTTTCATTCCTGCTTGTCACAATCTTTGATACGACTGGCACGATGATCGGCGTTGCACAGCAGGCCGGGCTGATGAAAGGTAAAACGATGCCGCGTGCGAGACAGGCCCTTCTTGCAGATTCGATCGCAGCTACTGCAGGTGCGATGGTCGGAACAAGTCCGACTTCAGCTTATATTGAATCATCGTCAGGTGTCGCAGCGGGCGGACGTACCGGACTGACAACCGTTACTGTAGCAGGGTTGTTTATCGTTGCTGCCTTTTTCGGACCGCTTGTAAGTGCAGTATCAGGTGTTGCAGCCATTACAGCACCAGCACTCATCATTGTCGGAAGCCTGATGATGGGCAGTATCTCTCAGATTAAATGGGGAGAGATTGATGAAGCATTCCCTGCATTCTTAATTATTTTAAGCATGCCGCTGACATCAAGTATCGCAACGGGGATTGCACTTGGATTTATTTCTTATCCGATTTTAAAGGTCGTAAAGGGTAAATGGAGAGAGGTTCATTTCCTTGTGTATCTGTTTGCCGTTTTATTTGCTTATCAGCTGGTGTTTTTACCGCACTAA